GCAAGGGCGGCATCCGGGAGAAGTCCTTCGCCGTCCCCGAAGCGCGCTTTTTGCTCTACAAGAGCTACGAGCACCAGCGACCTGATCTTCTCAAACCCGCCTACCGCGACCTGTTGCGGGACATCCCCTCCCGACGCGACGACGAGCCGATCGTCCTCACCTCCCTCGCCGAGGTCGTCGGGGCGTACGAGATCTCCGAACCCGAAGCGCTCGCCGCGCTGGAGCCCCACCACATGTGGAGCCGGGAGTACGCGGAGAAACGTTTCAGGTGGCGCCCGAAGAAGCCGCTCACCGTGCTGGTCCTGCGCACCCACCTGCTCCCCGAGCCGGTGGAGCTCCCCTACAGCGAATCCTACGGCGGATGCAAGAGCTGGGTGGAGCTGGAGAGTCAGGTCCTGATCGAAGGAGCCACACCCGCCCTCGGCGAGCGTGACTTCGAGGAGCTCGCGGCGCCGGCGCTCGAGGTCCTGCAAGATCTCGAGCCCGCGTCCGTGGGCACCTCGTAGAGGAAGGAGATTAGCATGGGCTCGGGCGCAACGCTCCCGGTGATACTCCTCCTCGTAATCCTGATCGTGAGCTGGCAGCTCGTCTACACGGCGAACAAAGATTTGGTACGCACGAAAGCCTGGGGTTATTTCGGGAGGAGGCTGCTCCCCTACGCGATCCTGGTCCTCATGGCGCTGAGCCTCTTCTTCATCCGCTCCGTGCAGCAGGAGTGGGCGCTCATGACGTGGGCCGGCGTCTTCGCCGTCGCGGTCATAGCGTCGAACATATTCTCCTCGCCGGCCGCCGAGAGGCGTGCGAACCGGGCTTTCCGGCGCAAGGACTACGAAGACGCCGCCGAGCAGTACCGGCTCCTGGTCCAGAGTGCCCCCCTCGCCCGCCACTACACCTTCCTCTCCGCCGCCCTCGCGGCGACCGAACGCTACGAGGAGGCGGCCGAGGCGGCCACCGAGGCGATAAGGCGCGACCCCGAGTACGGGCTCGCCTACTACAACCGGGCGATGGTCGAGCGCCGGCTCGGGCACAAGGGCCGCGCGATAAAGGACCTCCGCCGCTCGCTGGAGGCCGACCTCCCCCGCCGCTTCAAGGGAAACGTGCACGCGGTTCTGGAGGAGATGACCTCTTGAGCTTCCTCTACCCGGCGCTCGGCGGGCTGGTCATCCTGTTTTTCCTCGCCCTCGTCGCGGCCCGCCAGTCCCGGGACCTGCTGCGCGCCCGGGCCTACATGGACTTCGTCTGGAGGCTCATCCCATTCTGCACCACGGGCGTGCTCCTCGTCCTCCTGCCCTTCGTGATGCAGCAGGCCATCCCCGGCACCAACTACATGCAGGTGCTCGCCGTCTACCTGGTGGGATCCGTCGTGATCATCGCACTGATGGCGCTCGGGGTCTCTCCGGCGGAACGCCGGGCGGCCCGGGCTTTCCGCCGGGAGGAGTACGAGAAGGCGGCTTCGATCTACGAACAGCTGCTCAAGGAAAGGCCCCTGCCCCGCTACTACTCGGCGCTCGCCGCCTGCCTGGACGCCGCCGGAAACCACCATGCCGCCCTGGACGCCGCGGACCGGGCGGTGAAGCTCGACCCGAAGCTCGGGATCGCCTACTACAACCGGGCCTCGGCGCACGCAGCGCTCGGCGAGAGAGACCTCGCTATAAGCGACCTGCGTGCCGTCTTCCACGCCGACTCGGACCGCCGCCTGCGACGCGCCGCCGAGCGCGCCCTGAAGGGCCTGGAAGGGAGGTAGGCCCGGACGGCTCAGGCTCCCTTCTCCACCGCAGCCCGCGGGGAGAAGGTGAACGCCGCCCAGTGGATGAGGAGGCTGTAGAGGTAGAGGCCCATCGCGAGCGCGGCCGCGACCGTGCCCTTCCCGGCCCAGAGCAGCGGCCACTCGGGCGGGATGTACTGCAACGCCAGCAGAAGCAGCGCCGGAGCGTAGCGCCGGCGGGCGAGGAGCACCAGGATGCCCGGGGTGAGGAGCATCAGGTAGTTGTTCCAGGAGATCGGGGAGAGGAGCAGCGAGGCTGCGACCATGGCCCACAAACCCGCCTCCGAGCCCTTCCACACCCGGTAGCAGGTGTACAGGAGCAGCAGGATCGCGACGGCGTACGCCACGTAGATCATCACCGGCGCTTCGGCGAGCGCGCGGGAGTAGGGATTCCTGGTGAAGAGCCTCGCCGCGGTCCCCGGGAGCGAGGCGTTGTCCCAGTAAGGGTCGACCGAGTTCCCGAACGCCACCCGCAGCCACTCCATGGTGCTCCACGGCCCGAGGGCGAGGGCCGCACCCAGCGTCGCCAGCGCTCCGGCCGCCACCGCCGACCCGAAGGAGACCCACCGGCCGCGCATCACGTACCACAACAACGCCGGCGCGAGCGAGGGCTTCACCGCCACCGCAAGGCCGAGGGCGACGCCGGAGAGGACCCGGCGCCCGCGCCTGTCGGCGACCCAGGAAGCGACGAGCGCGAGGGTGACGACCGCGTATATCTGTCCCAGCGCGAGCGTGGCGAGCAGCGGCGAGGAGAGGAAGAGCGCCCCCGCGGCGAAGGAGGCCCATCCCCCGCCCAGGCGCAGCTCGTGGGCCGTCCAGGCCGTGTAGCAGACGAAGAGAAGCAGCGTCAGCAGGACGAAGATGCGGTAGGCATCGAGCGGCTCGAGCAGGCCGAGCGGGGAGAACACCAGGGTCCAGAACGGTGGGTTCAGGTTCGGGAGGGTGGCGCCCGTGTGGTAGATGTCGCCCCCACCCCACACCGCCTCAGCCGAGAGCCAGAAGGTCTGGAAGTCCACGTGGACCTTCATGGAGGTCGTGGCGATCCGGGAGAGCGTCATCCCCCCGGAGTGCACGTTGACCCACGAGCCGAGCACGAACGCCGCCACAGCGGCGGCGAGCACCAGCGCATCGAGGAGGATTGCGGGTTTCCTCTGGCCCCGGATCATACGGGGCAATCATACGCCACCAGAGAAGCGGCGTTCAGCGAAGCGGAGAGGGGGGGATTCGAACCCCCGGCGCCGGGATAACCGACGCTACGGTTTTCGAGACCGCCGCATTAGTCCGCTCTGCCACCTCTCCGCGGGAGAGTTTAACCTACGTGTCCGCTCCCGTCAGGACCCCTCATCCCGGAGACCACCTCACGCGCCGCGGCGAAGGCGGCGTTGGCGGCGGGCACCCCGCAGTAGACGGCGCTCTGCAGCAGGACCTCCTTTATCTCCGCGAGGCTCATCCCGTCCTCGAGCGCGGCCCGGATGTGCATCTTCAGCTCCTCGAGGTGCCCGAGCGCGACGAGCGCGGTGATGGTCATGCACCGGCGGGTCTTGCGGTCGAGGCCGGGGCGGGTCCAGATCCCGCCCCACGCGTAGCGGGTGATGAACTCCTGGAAGTCCGCGGTGAGGTCGTCCGCGCTCGCGAGCGCCCGGTCGACGTGTTCGTCCCCGAGCACCTCCCGGCGTACCCTGAGCCCCTCCTCGTAGTCCCTTCCGCTCACGAGGTGAGGTGCTCCATTATGGCCCGGGTGACCTCCTCGGGATGCTCGATGTTCACCAGGTGCGCGGAATCCTCCACCACGATCATCCGCGCGTCGGGGATGGCGTCCCGGATGGCCTCGCCGTGCTCCGGCGGGGTCGAGGGGTCGTCGGCCGCGGCGATGACGAGCGTCGGAGCCTTTATCCAGCCGAGGCGGCCGCGCAGGTCCATCTCCCGGATCGCCTCGCAGCAGCCCGCGTACCCCTCGGCCGGGGTCTCGCGCAGCATCCGACCGACCCTCTCGACCTTCTCCGGGTGCTCCCGGCGGAAGCGGGGGGTGAACCAGCGCTCGAGCACCATCTCCTCCATCACGGCGACCCCGTGCTCGCGGGCCGTCTTGGCCCGCTCGGTCCAGCTCTCCTTCGGCCCGAGGAGCGCCGAGGTGCAGCAGAGCACGAGCCGCTCGACGCGCCCGGGGACCTCGCTCGCTACCCACATCCCGACCATACCCCCGATCGAGAGCCCGCAGAAGGAGAACCGGTCGATCCCGAGCCGGTCCAGAAGTGCGAGCACGTCCCCGCCCAGATCGTCGATCGTGTACGGTCCCGGCGGGACCGGGGAGCCGTCGTGCCCCCGGTAGTCGTAGCGCACGAGGCGGAAGCGCTCCCGCAGCACCTCCGCCTGATCGTCCCACATCTCGAGCGTCGTGCCCAGGGAATTGGACAGCACCAGTACCGGCGCGTCCTCGGGACCCTCCAGCTCGTAATGCACCTCCACGCTCAACCCTGCACCTCCTTGCGGTATAGCTCCAGAGCCCGGTCCACGAAAGCCCCCGCAGACCCGAGATACCCCGCCGGGTCGAGAGCCCGATCGAGCTCCTCCCCGGAGAGCGTCCCGGCGATGGCCTCCTCGGCGAGAAGCTCCTCCCGGAAGGCCCCGCCCCCAGAGGCGGTCCGGCGCGCCGCCCGCTCGACGGCCTCGTGCGCCGCGAGCCGCCCGATGCGCCCCGCGGCCGCCGTGACGACCCGTTCGGCGAGGATGAGACCCTCGGTCGCGCCCAGGTTCTGCCGCATCCTCTCCGGATGGACCTCGAGCCCCTCCACCACCTCGCGCACCGCGCACACGGCCCCGCCGGCGTGGGCGAGCGCCCCGCCGAGCGCCTCCCACTCGGCGTGCCAGGAACCGAAGGCCGGCCGCTCGTGCTCGGTCGCCATCGCCTCCTGCAGGGTACTACAGAAGACCCGCACCCGGCGGCAGCTCGCCGCGGCGGTCACGCAGAGGATGGGGTTGCGCTTGTGCGGGAGCGTAGAGGAGCCCCCGCGCCCCTCTCCGGCGGGCTCGGCGACCTCCCCCACCTCGGTCTGCGCCATGAGGATGATATCTCGGGAGATCTTCTCCAGCGCGCCCGCGAGCAGGGAGAGCGCCCCGCCGGCGCGGGCGATGCGCGAGCGCTCGGCGTGCCAGGGGAGCGCGGGCTCCGCAAGGTCGAGCAGCCGGGCGAAGTTCTCGAGCACCACGACCCCCGCCTCCCCGAGCGAGGCGAGCGTCCCGGCCGCACCCCCGAGCTGAGCCGCGAGCCCGGTGCGGCGCACCTCCAGCAGAGCCCGGCGCGCCTCGAGCACCCCGGCGAGCCAGCCGGCGGCCTTG
The nucleotide sequence above comes from Rubrobacter naiadicus. Encoded proteins:
- the pcaB gene encoding 3-carboxy-cis,cis-muconate cycloisomerase, whose protein sequence is MSGELFGPIFVPERFREAVSDRAWLQAMLDAEAALARAEAEAGLIGERDAGAIAACCRAELYDPRVIGERAAAAGNPVPALVKELTARVSGVSEEAARHVHRGATSQDITDTAAMLLLRHTLDMLLPEVDAVCAACARLAGEHRETLMPARTLLQQALPTTFGLKAAGWLAGVLEARRALLEVRRTGLAAQLGGAAGTLASLGEAGVVVLENFARLLDLAEPALPWHAERSRIARAGGALSLLAGALEKISRDIILMAQTEVGEVAEPAGEGRGGSSTLPHKRNPILCVTAAASCRRVRVFCSTLQEAMATEHERPAFGSWHAEWEALGGALAHAGGAVCAVREVVEGLEVHPERMRQNLGATEGLILAERVVTAAAGRIGRLAAHEAVERAARRTASGGGAFREELLAEEAIAGTLSGEELDRALDPAGYLGSAGAFVDRALELYRKEVQG
- a CDS encoding glycosyltransferase family 87 protein, with protein sequence MIRGQRKPAILLDALVLAAAVAAFVLGSWVNVHSGGMTLSRIATTSMKVHVDFQTFWLSAEAVWGGGDIYHTGATLPNLNPPFWTLVFSPLGLLEPLDAYRIFVLLTLLLFVCYTAWTAHELRLGGGWASFAAGALFLSSPLLATLALGQIYAVVTLALVASWVADRRGRRVLSGVALGLAVAVKPSLAPALLWYVMRGRWVSFGSAVAAGALATLGAALALGPWSTMEWLRVAFGNSVDPYWDNASLPGTAARLFTRNPYSRALAEAPVMIYVAYAVAILLLLYTCYRVWKGSEAGLWAMVAASLLLSPISWNNYLMLLTPGILVLLARRRYAPALLLLALQYIPPEWPLLWAGKGTVAAALAMGLYLYSLLIHWAAFTFSPRAAVEKGA
- the pcaC gene encoding 4-carboxymuconolactone decarboxylase, translated to MSGRDYEEGLRVRREVLGDEHVDRALASADDLTADFQEFITRYAWGGIWTRPGLDRKTRRCMTITALVALGHLEELKMHIRAALEDGMSLAEIKEVLLQSAVYCGVPAANAAFAAAREVVSGMRGPDGSGHVG
- a CDS encoding DUF1802 family protein; protein product: MDSLKHALKEWAVAIEALERGRTALLIRKGGIREKSFAVPEARFLLYKSYEHQRPDLLKPAYRDLLRDIPSRRDDEPIVLTSLAEVVGAYEISEPEALAALEPHHMWSREYAEKRFRWRPKKPLTVLVLRTHLLPEPVELPYSESYGGCKSWVELESQVLIEGATPALGERDFEELAAPALEVLQDLEPASVGTS
- a CDS encoding tetratricopeptide repeat protein — protein: MSFLYPALGGLVILFFLALVAARQSRDLLRARAYMDFVWRLIPFCTTGVLLVLLPFVMQQAIPGTNYMQVLAVYLVGSVVIIALMALGVSPAERRAARAFRREEYEKAASIYEQLLKERPLPRYYSALAACLDAAGNHHAALDAADRAVKLDPKLGIAYYNRASAHAALGERDLAISDLRAVFHADSDRRLRRAAERALKGLEGR
- the pcaD gene encoding 3-oxoadipate enol-lactonase, giving the protein MEVHYELEGPEDAPVLVLSNSLGTTLEMWDDQAEVLRERFRLVRYDYRGHDGSPVPPGPYTIDDLGGDVLALLDRLGIDRFSFCGLSIGGMVGMWVASEVPGRVERLVLCCTSALLGPKESWTERAKTAREHGVAVMEEMVLERWFTPRFRREHPEKVERVGRMLRETPAEGYAGCCEAIREMDLRGRLGWIKAPTLVIAAADDPSTPPEHGEAIRDAIPDARMIVVEDSAHLVNIEHPEEVTRAIMEHLTS
- a CDS encoding tetratricopeptide repeat protein, translating into MGSGATLPVILLLVILIVSWQLVYTANKDLVRTKAWGYFGRRLLPYAILVLMALSLFFIRSVQQEWALMTWAGVFAVAVIASNIFSSPAAERRANRAFRRKDYEDAAEQYRLLVQSAPLARHYTFLSAALAATERYEEAAEAATEAIRRDPEYGLAYYNRAMVERRLGHKGRAIKDLRRSLEADLPRRFKGNVHAVLEEMTS